A single Curtobacterium sp. MCJR17_020 DNA region contains:
- a CDS encoding LLM class flavin-dependent oxidoreductase produces the protein MRFGYWTPLFGGWLRNVDNENMPVTFDYVKRLAQRAERIGFDLTLVPELNLNDIKGTAAPSLEAWSLAAAIAATTERLEIMAAMRPGYHLPAVTAKQAATIDDISCGRFTFNVVSAWWAEEAKQYGGIFSEHDDRYKRTAEFVEVMKGMWRETPYSFSGEYYDIENAHLEPKPRVTPRIYAGGESEAGKAAITGYADAYVTHGGTVEELRTKIAEMKQRRVDAGLPPFEAFGMAAYVIVRETEEEAQAELARITDVQHGNAYESYQDFISKSQLEHVPSLEDYSVSNRGLRPGFVGTPAQVAARIKEFEDAGVDTLLLQFSPQLEEMDRFGEQVIPLVRPSVVAASEAVV, from the coding sequence GTGCGATTCGGATACTGGACCCCGCTCTTCGGCGGCTGGCTGCGCAACGTCGACAACGAGAACATGCCGGTCACCTTCGACTACGTGAAGCGCTTGGCGCAGCGCGCCGAGCGGATCGGCTTCGACCTGACGCTCGTGCCGGAGCTCAACCTCAACGACATCAAGGGCACGGCGGCGCCGTCGCTCGAGGCCTGGTCGCTCGCGGCGGCCATCGCGGCGACGACCGAGCGCCTCGAGATCATGGCGGCGATGCGTCCCGGCTACCACCTGCCCGCGGTGACGGCGAAGCAGGCGGCGACGATCGACGACATCTCGTGCGGCCGCTTCACGTTCAACGTGGTGAGCGCGTGGTGGGCGGAGGAAGCCAAGCAGTACGGCGGCATCTTCTCGGAGCACGACGACCGGTACAAGCGGACGGCGGAGTTCGTCGAGGTCATGAAGGGGATGTGGCGGGAGACGCCGTACTCGTTCTCGGGCGAGTACTACGACATCGAGAACGCGCACCTCGAGCCGAAGCCCCGCGTGACCCCACGCATCTACGCCGGCGGCGAGAGCGAGGCGGGCAAGGCCGCGATCACCGGGTACGCCGACGCCTACGTGACCCACGGCGGTACGGTCGAGGAACTCCGCACGAAGATCGCCGAGATGAAGCAGCGCCGGGTCGACGCCGGACTGCCGCCGTTCGAGGCGTTCGGCATGGCCGCGTACGTCATCGTCCGCGAGACCGAGGAAGAGGCGCAGGCCGAGCTCGCGCGGATCACCGACGTGCAGCACGGCAACGCGTACGAGTCGTACCAGGACTTCATCTCGAAGTCGCAGCTCGAGCACGTCCCCTCGCTCGAGGACTACTCGGTGTCGAACCGCGGCCTGCGCCCCGGGTTCGTCGGCACGCCGGCGCAGGTCGCGGCCCGGATCAAGGAGTTCGAGGACGCCGGGGTGGACACGCTGCTGCTGCAGTTCTCGCCGCAGCTCGAGGAGATGGACCGCTTCGGCGAACAGGTCATCCCGCTCGTCCGCCCGTCGGTGGTCGCGGCGTCCGAGGCGGTCGTCTGA
- a CDS encoding alpha-L-glutamate ligase, translated as MSTPRVYVIHENPEWFPPLAAAFEAEGVPVQEILLTEGQIDLGAEPEPGVYWSRMSASSHTRGHEHSKEYTRAVLGWLERAGRQVVGGSHVLELEVSKVAQHGLLQNAGFDVPRTTAVFGATTLKQAARDFTNGQDVPFITKHNQGGKGLGVRRFDSLAEFDAYVDSPEFEAPVDGITLLQEFLTAREPFITRVEFVGGEFVYAVRVDTSAGSFELCPADACEVPQVIAGAVCDVPGADQPSAFSVRTEITGEHPLVQQLRTFLADQRVTIAGVEFMETTDGRTVVYDINTNTNYNPAVEESAPASGPRSIARYLGGLLETQYAAQLTA; from the coding sequence GTGAGCACTCCCCGCGTGTACGTCATCCACGAGAACCCCGAGTGGTTCCCGCCGCTCGCCGCAGCATTCGAGGCCGAGGGCGTCCCGGTGCAGGAGATCCTGCTGACCGAGGGACAGATCGACCTCGGTGCCGAGCCGGAGCCCGGTGTGTACTGGTCGCGCATGTCGGCGTCGAGCCACACCCGCGGCCACGAGCACAGCAAGGAGTACACCCGCGCGGTCCTCGGCTGGCTCGAACGAGCGGGTCGCCAGGTCGTCGGCGGCAGCCACGTGCTCGAACTCGAGGTCTCCAAGGTCGCCCAGCACGGGCTGCTGCAGAACGCCGGGTTCGACGTGCCGCGCACGACCGCCGTGTTCGGCGCGACGACGCTCAAGCAGGCCGCACGGGACTTCACGAACGGCCAGGACGTCCCGTTCATCACGAAGCACAACCAGGGCGGCAAGGGCCTGGGCGTCCGTCGGTTCGACTCGCTCGCCGAGTTCGACGCCTACGTCGACTCGCCGGAGTTCGAGGCTCCGGTCGACGGCATCACGCTGCTGCAGGAGTTCCTGACCGCCCGTGAGCCCTTCATCACCCGCGTCGAGTTCGTCGGCGGCGAGTTCGTCTACGCCGTCCGCGTCGACACCAGCGCCGGCAGCTTCGAGCTCTGCCCCGCCGACGCGTGCGAGGTCCCGCAGGTCATCGCCGGAGCGGTCTGCGACGTACCGGGCGCCGACCAGCCGAGCGCGTTCAGCGTCCGGACCGAGATCACCGGCGAGCACCCGCTGGTCCAGCAGCTCCGCACGTTCCTCGCCGACCAGCGCGTCACCATCGCGGGCGTCGAGTTCATGGAGACCACGGACGGCCGCACGGTCGTCTACGACATCAACACGAACACGAACTACAACCCCGCGGTCGAGGAGTCCGCGCCGGCCTCCGGCCCGCGCTCCATCGCGCGGTACCTCGGCGGCCTGCTGGAGACGCAGTACGCAGCGCAACTGACCGCCTGA
- a CDS encoding PLP-dependent transferase, with the protein MGTTEEEWAFETRQIRAGFKADPGFGGNVPPIAQTAAFVYPSGEDAADRFMLNAPGHTYSRVNNPSAAALERRIADLEGGVGALALASGQAATLLAVLGVARAGDHVVSSASLYGATYTLFASTLHDLGIAFTFVQDPTDLDEWAAAVRPETKAFFGESIPNPRGDVLDFAGVAGVAHDAGVPLIVDNTIATPYLVRPIEHGADIVVHSATKYLAGHGSAIAGLIVDSGNFDWAAHADKFPQLATTEQSGFANTDFASKFGRRAFIQRTRSKLSADLGPAIAPFNAFLVLQGIQTLSLRMERHVSNAAAVASWLDAHDQVLGVHYAGLPSSPWHHLQQRYVPKGPSAVLAFDLDGGVEAGRRFVAALELFDHVSNIGDVRSLVVHPASTTHVQMTSSERAAAGVGDGLIRLSIGLEHIDDVLADLARGFAAAAAG; encoded by the coding sequence ATGGGCACGACCGAGGAGGAGTGGGCGTTCGAGACCCGGCAGATCCGCGCGGGCTTCAAGGCCGACCCGGGGTTCGGTGGCAACGTCCCGCCGATCGCCCAGACCGCGGCCTTCGTGTACCCGTCCGGTGAGGACGCGGCGGACCGTTTCATGCTCAACGCCCCGGGGCACACGTACTCGCGCGTGAACAACCCGTCGGCGGCGGCGCTCGAGCGCCGCATCGCGGACCTCGAGGGCGGCGTCGGCGCGCTCGCGCTGGCGTCCGGCCAGGCGGCCACCTTGTTGGCCGTCCTCGGCGTCGCCCGGGCCGGTGACCACGTCGTGTCGAGTGCCTCGCTGTACGGCGCGACGTACACGCTGTTCGCGTCGACGCTGCACGACCTCGGCATCGCGTTCACCTTCGTGCAGGACCCCACGGACCTGGACGAGTGGGCTGCTGCGGTGCGTCCGGAGACGAAGGCGTTCTTCGGCGAGTCGATCCCGAACCCGCGGGGCGACGTCCTGGACTTCGCGGGGGTGGCCGGGGTCGCGCACGACGCCGGCGTCCCGCTCATCGTCGACAACACCATCGCGACGCCGTACCTGGTCCGGCCGATCGAGCACGGCGCCGACATCGTCGTGCACTCGGCGACGAAGTACCTGGCCGGTCACGGTAGCGCCATCGCCGGGCTCATCGTCGACAGCGGCAACTTCGACTGGGCGGCCCACGCCGACAAGTTCCCGCAGCTCGCGACCACCGAGCAGTCCGGGTTCGCGAACACGGACTTCGCGTCGAAGTTCGGGCGGCGCGCGTTCATCCAGCGCACCCGGTCGAAGCTCTCCGCCGACCTCGGTCCGGCGATCGCCCCCTTCAACGCCTTCCTGGTGCTGCAGGGCATCCAGACGCTCTCCCTGCGGATGGAGCGGCACGTGTCGAACGCGGCCGCCGTCGCGTCGTGGCTGGACGCGCACGACCAGGTGCTCGGCGTGCACTACGCGGGACTGCCGTCGTCGCCGTGGCACCACCTGCAGCAGCGGTACGTGCCGAAGGGGCCGTCGGCGGTCCTGGCGTTCGACCTGGACGGCGGGGTCGAGGCCGGACGGCGGTTCGTGGCCGCCCTCGAGCTGTTCGACCACGTGTCGAACATCGGTGACGTCCGGTCGCTCGTCGTGCACCCGGCGTCGACGACCCACGTGCAGATGACGTCGTCGGAACGGGCAGCGGCGGGCGTGGGCGACGGGCTCATCCGGCTGTCGATCGGCCTCGAGCACATCGACGACGTCCTCGCCGACCTGGCGCGGGGCTTCGCGGCAGCCGCAGCGGGATAG